The following are from one region of the Cyanobium gracile PCC 6307 genome:
- a CDS encoding RelA/SpoT domain-containing protein, which produces MSFEHPLHSKSNVDKAGDLLRKSLTEDVDAQELAKAQDILSNWRASHSYIINTFQATLRDKTKKLNVECLIAQRLKRMPSILNKLRLRRTMRLSTMQDIAGIRVVVNSIQDVNRIAEAYRQAGFLHSRMPEDDYIVQPKPSGYRSLHQIYKYKNTQNPRYDGLFIELQIRTKVQHAWATAVETVDTFLKYSLKSSEGPEEWKNYFAQASSALAHIEKCQLVPRFEDQSKQQAFTATCESHARLGVQTKLQGYNLAASLPLTTRGSYYLLDLDTLSSRLEYTTYGRDRLAEASAAYIDLEKRYSGTDEHQIVLVSAQSLSNLRRAYPNYFLDSHEYLKLIKSMTKR; this is translated from the coding sequence ATGAGCTTTGAGCATCCGCTCCATTCCAAGAGCAATGTCGACAAGGCAGGAGATCTACTGCGAAAAAGTCTCACTGAGGATGTTGATGCTCAAGAACTTGCAAAAGCGCAAGACATTCTCAGCAACTGGAGGGCCTCCCACTCTTATATCATTAATACGTTTCAAGCAACGCTCCGAGACAAGACAAAAAAGTTGAATGTTGAGTGTCTTATTGCCCAACGCCTCAAGAGAATGCCGTCAATCCTCAACAAGCTGCGGCTGAGGCGAACGATGAGGCTTAGCACAATGCAAGATATCGCAGGCATTCGTGTTGTAGTTAATTCAATTCAAGACGTCAACAGAATTGCAGAGGCTTATCGGCAAGCAGGCTTTCTTCACTCGCGAATGCCGGAGGATGACTATATAGTGCAGCCAAAACCCTCAGGCTATCGTAGTCTTCACCAGATCTACAAATACAAGAATACTCAAAACCCCAGGTATGACGGCTTATTTATCGAGCTGCAGATTAGAACGAAAGTGCAACACGCGTGGGCTACGGCCGTTGAGACCGTTGATACTTTTCTGAAGTACTCACTAAAATCCAGTGAAGGTCCAGAAGAATGGAAAAACTATTTTGCTCAGGCAAGCAGTGCACTAGCGCATATTGAAAAATGCCAGTTAGTTCCTAGGTTTGAAGATCAATCGAAGCAACAGGCATTTACGGCTACATGCGAGTCGCACGCACGCTTGGGAGTGCAGACGAAGCTACAAGGATACAATCTTGCCGCCAGTCTGCCCTTGACAACTCGTGGGAGTTATTATCTCTTGGATCTAGACACGCTGAGTAGTCGATTAGAGTACACGACCTACGGAAGAGATCGCTTGGCAGAAGCAAGCGCTGCATACATCGACCTGGAGAAGAGGTACTCAGGCACTGATGAACACCAAATAGTACTTGTTTCAGCGCAGTCGCTTAGCAATCTCAGAAGAGCTTATCCGAACTATTTTCTTGATTCTCATGAGTACCTCAAGCTTATCAAGTCAATGACAAAGCGGTAA
- a CDS encoding nucleotidyltransferase family protein produces the protein MVSASAQPFVPPAIPWREPQGLSPLPDLGPGLDPEACRLALARLCADADVMAVLAFGSRARGEARPDSDLDLAVIVERPQLTPAEKAACWQRFRQALGPLGVRVDLVVAGAADAERLSGSRWHVFGDVAREGKVLYVAG, from the coding sequence ATGGTCTCCGCCTCCGCACAGCCGTTTGTACCGCCGGCGATTCCCTGGCGTGAGCCCCAGGGGCTCTCGCCGCTGCCGGATCTCGGCCCAGGCCTGGATCCGGAGGCCTGCCGGCTGGCTCTGGCACGGCTCTGTGCCGACGCCGATGTGATGGCGGTGCTGGCGTTCGGCTCACGGGCCCGGGGCGAGGCGCGTCCTGATTCCGACCTTGATCTGGCCGTGATCGTGGAACGCCCCCAACTCACCCCCGCCGAGAAGGCCGCCTGCTGGCAGCGCTTTCGCCAGGCCCTCGGCCCCCTCGGCGTCAGGGTGGACCTGGTGGTGGCCGGGGCCGCCGACGCCGAACGGTTGAGTGGCTCGCGCTGGCATGTGTTCGGCGATGTGGCCCGCGAGGGGAAGGTGCTCTATGTCGCCGGCTGA
- a CDS encoding B12-binding domain-containing radical SAM protein translates to MLFEPARPAADALRTVLAFPSSYSVGITSLGYQVVWASLARRSDLDVRRLFTDQGDPPHRHCDLFGLSLSWELDGPVLLDLLEQQGIPLWSHQRGEDDPIVFGGGPVLTANPEPLAPFFDVVLLGDGELLLPAFIDALQAARALARPERLRQLARVPGVYVPSLYAPRYDAAGALLGVEPTAAEVPATVAKQTWRGNTLSHSTVITPEAAWPSIHMVEVARSCPELCRFCLASYLTLPFRTASLDDGLIPAVETGLAVTKRLGLLGASVTQHPQFADLLSWLDQDGFEGTRVSVSSVRAATVTPQLGRILARRGSKSLTIAIESGSERMRRVVNKKLAGEEIFAAARYAKEGGLSGMKLYGMAGLPSEEEADIEATADLLLALKKATPGLRLSLGVSTFVPKAHTPFQWEGVRPEAEKRLQRLARRLQPKGIELRPESYGWSVIQALLSRSDRRLAPVIAAARGQHDSQGGWKKAYRAARTGEVAAPADLPVPLPAPPPWEEVVHATWDEERVLPWTHLEGPLPPATLLRHRQEALAGDSSADPPAAPTPPH, encoded by the coding sequence TTGCTGTTCGAGCCGGCCCGGCCGGCCGCCGATGCCCTGCGCACCGTGCTGGCCTTCCCGAGCAGCTATTCGGTGGGGATCACCAGCCTGGGCTATCAGGTGGTGTGGGCCAGCCTGGCGCGCCGCAGCGACCTGGACGTGCGCCGGCTGTTCACGGATCAGGGGGATCCGCCGCACCGCCATTGCGACCTGTTCGGCCTGTCGCTCAGCTGGGAGCTGGACGGACCGGTGCTGCTCGACCTGCTGGAGCAGCAGGGCATCCCCCTCTGGAGTCACCAGCGAGGCGAGGACGACCCGATCGTGTTCGGCGGCGGCCCGGTGCTCACCGCCAATCCCGAGCCCCTGGCACCCTTCTTTGATGTTGTGCTGCTGGGCGACGGCGAGTTGCTGCTGCCCGCCTTCATCGACGCGCTCCAGGCGGCCCGCGCCCTGGCCCGGCCCGAACGCCTGCGGCAGCTGGCTCGGGTTCCCGGGGTCTACGTGCCGTCGCTCTATGCCCCCCGCTACGACGCCGCTGGCGCCCTGCTGGGGGTGGAGCCCACCGCCGCCGAGGTGCCGGCGACCGTCGCCAAGCAGACCTGGCGCGGCAACACCCTGAGCCATTCCACGGTGATCACGCCGGAGGCGGCCTGGCCCTCGATCCACATGGTGGAGGTGGCCCGCAGCTGCCCGGAGCTCTGCCGCTTCTGCCTGGCCAGCTACCTCACCCTGCCGTTCCGCACCGCCTCCCTCGACGACGGCCTCATCCCAGCGGTGGAAACCGGCCTGGCGGTGACCAAGCGGCTCGGCCTGCTGGGGGCCTCGGTGACCCAGCACCCCCAGTTCGCCGACCTGCTCAGCTGGCTCGACCAGGACGGTTTCGAGGGCACCCGGGTCAGCGTCAGCTCGGTGCGGGCCGCCACGGTGACCCCCCAGCTGGGGCGGATCCTGGCCCGGCGGGGCAGCAAGTCACTGACGATCGCGATCGAGAGCGGCAGCGAGCGGATGCGCCGGGTGGTGAACAAGAAGCTGGCCGGTGAGGAGATCTTCGCGGCGGCCCGCTACGCGAAGGAAGGGGGCCTCAGCGGCATGAAGCTCTACGGCATGGCGGGCCTGCCGAGCGAGGAGGAGGCCGACATCGAAGCCACCGCCGACCTCCTCCTGGCCCTCAAGAAGGCCACCCCGGGCCTGCGGCTCAGCCTCGGGGTGAGCACCTTCGTGCCCAAGGCCCACACCCCCTTCCAGTGGGAAGGGGTGCGGCCGGAGGCGGAGAAGCGGCTGCAGCGGCTGGCGCGGCGCCTGCAGCCCAAGGGCATCGAACTGCGCCCCGAGAGCTACGGCTGGAGCGTCATCCAGGCCCTGCTCTCCCGCAGCGACCGGCGCCTGGCGCCCGTGATCGCCGCGGCGCGAGGCCAGCACGACAGCCAGGGCGGCTGGAAAAAGGCCTACCGGGCAGCGCGCACCGGCGAGGTGGCCGCACCGGCGGATCTGCCGGTCCCCCTGCCGGCGCCGCCCCCCTGGGAGGAGGTGGTCCATGCCACCTGGGACGAGGAGCGAGTGCTGCCCTGGACCCATCTGGAGGGTCCCCTGCCGCCCGCCACCCTGCTCAGGCATCGGCAGGAGGCGTTGGCCGGCGATAGCAGCGCAGACCCGCCAGCAGCACCCACCCCGCCACATTGA
- a CDS encoding 3-deoxy-7-phosphoheptulonate synthase translates to MIPTSDLHVVETRPLVPPAVLHRELPLSEQAARTVQQARERIKAILHAGDQRLLVIVGPCSVHDVAAAREYAEAIAQAQRRHRDELEIVMRVYFEKPRTTVGWKGMINDPHLDGSYDINTGLRRARSLLLHLAEMGLPAATEVLDPVVPQYLADLISWTAIGARTTESQTHREMASGLSMPIGFKNGTDGSAATAINAMEAAARPHHFLGINKEGQAAIVSTTGNPDGHLVLRGGKSGPNFHAEAVEAAATLLARDGLPARLMVDCSHGNSNKDYRRQGEVLRSVAEQVRGGSIHVMGVMLESHLVEGNQKISADLASLTYGQSITDACIDLATTLDLLVELAEAVRQAQARSLALA, encoded by the coding sequence ATGATCCCCACCTCCGATCTCCATGTGGTGGAAACCCGGCCGCTGGTGCCGCCGGCGGTGCTGCACCGGGAGCTGCCCCTCTCCGAGCAGGCGGCCCGCACCGTGCAGCAGGCCCGGGAGCGCATCAAGGCCATCCTTCACGCCGGCGACCAGCGGCTGCTGGTGATCGTCGGCCCCTGCTCGGTCCACGACGTGGCCGCCGCCCGGGAGTACGCCGAGGCCATCGCCCAGGCCCAGCGCCGCCACCGGGATGAGCTGGAGATCGTGATGCGGGTCTACTTCGAGAAGCCCCGTACCACCGTGGGCTGGAAGGGGATGATCAACGACCCCCACCTCGACGGCAGCTACGACATCAACACCGGCCTGCGCCGGGCCCGCTCCCTGCTGCTGCACCTGGCGGAGATGGGCCTGCCGGCGGCCACCGAGGTGCTCGATCCGGTGGTGCCCCAGTACCTCGCCGACCTGATCAGCTGGACCGCCATCGGCGCCCGCACCACCGAGAGCCAGACCCACCGCGAGATGGCCTCGGGCCTGTCGATGCCGATCGGCTTCAAGAACGGCACCGACGGCAGCGCCGCCACCGCCATCAACGCCATGGAGGCGGCCGCCCGGCCCCACCATTTCCTGGGCATCAACAAGGAGGGCCAGGCCGCCATCGTCTCCACCACCGGCAACCCGGACGGCCACCTGGTGCTGCGGGGTGGCAAGAGCGGCCCGAACTTCCACGCCGAAGCGGTGGAGGCCGCCGCCACCCTGCTGGCCCGGGACGGCCTGCCGGCCCGGCTGATGGTGGACTGCAGCCACGGCAACTCCAACAAGGACTACCGGCGCCAGGGGGAAGTGCTGCGCAGCGTGGCCGAGCAGGTGCGGGGCGGTTCCATCCACGTGATGGGGGTGATGCTGGAGAGCCATCTGGTGGAAGGAAATCAGAAGATTTCCGCCGACCTGGCCTCGCTCACCTATGGCCAGAGCATCACCGATGCCTGCATCGATCTGGCCACCACCTTGGATCTGCTCGTCGAGCTGGCGGAAGCCGTTCGCCAGGCCCAGGCCCGCAGCCTGGCCCTCGCCTGA
- a CDS encoding calcium/sodium antiporter: protein MPTLPSFVEIILGILVLFGGGELFVAGSVALSLLLGIPQLVIGLTVVSLGTSTPELFVSVLSTIQGDADLAVSNVVGSNIFNILVVLGASAAIVPLRVRSRLVRRDVPLLLGISMAVWGMASGGRLTWQAGVALLFATVANLVWEIRTASEDSEDDEDNEAERATPLVAAFKLAAGLVLLVLGSQLLVRGATTAAVALGVSQTVIGLTIVAAGTSMPELVTSVVAAYRGKADLAIGNVVGSNLLNQIVILGLCAVLSGGKGLAVDPVMVSRDLPIMVATTLACLPIFWTKGVISRLEGWLLLGLYGLYLVEQVLAATAGGEIVDNTFRFVVLVAVLPLLMVFLVWQVLRWRQQRKLLAVQGGE, encoded by the coding sequence ATGCCCACGCTGCCCAGTTTCGTCGAGATCATCCTCGGCATCCTGGTGCTGTTCGGCGGCGGGGAACTGTTCGTGGCCGGTTCGGTCGCCCTGTCCCTGCTGCTGGGCATCCCCCAGCTCGTGATCGGTCTCACGGTGGTGTCCCTGGGCACCAGTACGCCGGAACTGTTCGTGAGCGTGCTGTCCACGATCCAGGGCGACGCCGACCTGGCCGTCAGCAACGTGGTGGGCAGCAACATCTTCAACATCCTGGTGGTGCTGGGGGCCAGCGCGGCGATCGTTCCCCTGCGCGTCAGGAGCCGTCTGGTGCGCCGCGACGTGCCCCTGCTGCTGGGCATCTCGATGGCCGTGTGGGGCATGGCCTCGGGGGGCCGGCTCACCTGGCAGGCCGGTGTGGCGCTGCTGTTCGCGACGGTGGCCAATCTCGTCTGGGAGATCCGCACCGCCTCGGAAGATTCCGAAGACGACGAGGACAACGAAGCGGAACGGGCCACCCCGCTGGTGGCGGCCTTCAAGCTGGCGGCGGGCCTGGTCCTGCTGGTGCTCGGCTCCCAGCTGCTGGTGCGGGGGGCCACCACCGCCGCCGTGGCCCTGGGGGTGAGTCAGACCGTGATCGGCCTGACGATCGTGGCGGCCGGCACTTCGATGCCCGAGCTGGTCACTTCCGTGGTGGCCGCCTACCGGGGCAAGGCCGACCTGGCCATCGGCAACGTGGTGGGCAGCAACCTGCTCAACCAGATCGTGATCCTGGGACTCTGCGCCGTGCTCTCCGGCGGCAAGGGCTTGGCGGTTGACCCGGTGATGGTGAGCCGCGACCTGCCGATCATGGTGGCCACCACCCTGGCCTGCCTGCCGATCTTCTGGACCAAAGGGGTGATCAGCCGCCTCGAGGGCTGGCTGCTGCTGGGTCTCTACGGGCTCTACCTGGTGGAGCAGGTCCTTGCCGCCACCGCCGGCGGCGAGATCGTCGACAACACCTTCCGGTTCGTGGTGCTGGTGGCGGTGCTGCCCCTGCTGATGGTGTTCCTGGTCTGGCAGGTGCTGCGCTGGAGGCAGCAGCGCAAGCTCCTGGCCGTTCAGGGCGGCGAATAG
- a CDS encoding diacylglycerol/polyprenol kinase family protein, whose product MVLPPEHDDLARLTGVLAVALWLALLSAGALLLRRRWPAQREWSRKLVHIGAGPVVLIAWAFGVERLIALPAAAAITLLAALNHRVRVLPAIEDVERHSYGTVAYGASITLLLWLWWPAHPDTVAAGVLVMAFGDGLAGLLGPLIPSPSWTVFGERRSLAGTAAMGIASLAVLLILGLLGGGPAPAAIALIALVATGLEQWALLGIDNLSVPLAVAGLWRVLS is encoded by the coding sequence TTGGTCCTTCCACCGGAGCATGACGACCTGGCCCGGCTCACCGGTGTGCTGGCCGTGGCCCTCTGGCTGGCCCTGCTCAGCGCCGGAGCCCTGCTGCTGCGCCGCCGCTGGCCCGCTCAGAGGGAATGGAGCCGCAAGCTCGTGCACATCGGAGCCGGGCCGGTGGTGCTGATCGCCTGGGCCTTCGGGGTCGAGCGGCTGATCGCGCTGCCCGCCGCCGCCGCCATCACCCTGCTGGCCGCCCTCAACCACCGGGTGCGGGTGCTGCCGGCGATCGAGGACGTGGAGCGGCACAGCTACGGCACGGTCGCCTACGGCGCCTCGATCACCCTGCTGCTCTGGCTCTGGTGGCCCGCCCACCCCGACACCGTGGCCGCGGGCGTGCTGGTGATGGCGTTCGGCGACGGCCTGGCCGGTCTGCTGGGCCCGCTGATCCCGTCACCGAGCTGGACGGTGTTCGGCGAACGGCGCTCCCTGGCCGGCACCGCCGCCATGGGGATCGCCAGCCTGGCGGTGCTGCTGATCCTGGGGCTGCTGGGCGGTGGCCCGGCGCCGGCCGCGATCGCCCTGATCGCCCTGGTGGCCACGGGGCTGGAGCAGTGGGCCCTGCTGGGCATCGACAACCTCAGCGTGCCTCTGGCGGTGGCCGGGCTGTGGCGGGTGCTGAGCTGA
- a CDS encoding mechanosensitive ion channel family protein, whose protein sequence is MGPIERILIGLALAAVLLALRLASRRLHLPSPPLLLPLLAVLLWGVLGGTTRPAGVPWLGAVDELATAYALIALGSWLILECPEALGWWRPTAKILRDLLMLGLAALATVLVLQRLANLNLVGLVTTSAVLTAVIGLAAQETLKDLFAGIELQVDPPFREGDWIGVGDESGTVESLHLMSTRLRRKDGSTVNLPNNTVADNPMRRFSQHEPVGNRFEIALGYEIPPARARQLLERVLVENPLVLNDPPPEVLVLAYEDSLIRYELQASQQGPSEGDRLRLRSELLEQIWYALERQGWELPYPVRELKRRQPQRDPAHPTGVDASLTAQLLRRSWLFAKLDPEQVDRLAGSVRCLRFGSGETIVAEGEEGEALFQVVDGEVEVFKADGSPLGRSVAVLGRDQIFGEMTVCTGEPRTATVRSRGECVLLEVERDDFMSLVEDDAGVLEALAAIVGQRRSELEKLSSPDAARRQTSILERMRQLFGLEGD, encoded by the coding sequence ATGGGACCGATCGAGCGGATCCTGATCGGCCTGGCCCTGGCGGCGGTCCTGCTGGCCCTGCGGCTGGCCAGCCGCCGCCTGCACCTGCCGTCGCCGCCCCTGCTCCTGCCGCTGCTGGCGGTGCTGCTGTGGGGCGTGCTCGGCGGCACCACCCGGCCGGCCGGGGTGCCCTGGCTCGGCGCCGTGGACGAGCTGGCCACCGCCTACGCCCTGATCGCCCTGGGGAGCTGGCTGATCCTGGAATGCCCGGAGGCCCTGGGGTGGTGGCGTCCCACCGCCAAGATCCTGCGCGACCTGCTGATGCTGGGCCTCGCGGCCCTGGCGACGGTGCTGGTGCTGCAGCGCCTGGCCAACCTCAACCTGGTGGGCCTGGTGACCACCTCGGCAGTGCTCACCGCCGTGATCGGCCTGGCGGCCCAGGAGACCCTCAAGGATCTCTTCGCCGGCATCGAGCTGCAGGTGGATCCCCCCTTCCGGGAGGGGGACTGGATCGGCGTCGGCGACGAGAGCGGCACGGTGGAATCCCTGCACCTGATGAGCACCCGCCTGCGCCGCAAGGACGGCTCGACCGTGAACCTGCCCAACAACACGGTGGCGGACAACCCGATGCGGCGCTTCAGCCAGCACGAGCCGGTGGGCAACCGCTTCGAGATCGCCCTGGGCTACGAGATCCCTCCGGCCCGGGCCCGCCAGCTGCTGGAGCGGGTGCTGGTGGAGAACCCCCTGGTGCTGAACGACCCACCGCCGGAGGTGCTGGTCCTCGCCTACGAGGACTCCCTCATCCGCTACGAACTGCAGGCTTCCCAGCAGGGCCCCTCAGAGGGGGACCGGCTGCGGCTGCGCAGCGAACTGCTGGAGCAGATCTGGTACGCCCTGGAGCGGCAGGGCTGGGAGCTGCCCTATCCGGTGCGGGAGCTGAAGCGTCGCCAGCCCCAGCGGGATCCGGCCCACCCCACCGGCGTGGATGCCTCCCTGACGGCGCAGCTGCTGCGGCGCAGCTGGCTCTTCGCCAAGCTGGATCCCGAGCAGGTGGATCGGCTGGCCGGCTCGGTCCGCTGCCTGCGCTTCGGCTCCGGCGAAACGATCGTGGCCGAGGGGGAGGAGGGCGAGGCCCTGTTCCAGGTGGTGGATGGCGAGGTGGAGGTGTTCAAGGCCGACGGCTCCCCCCTGGGGCGCTCGGTGGCGGTGCTGGGCCGGGATCAGATCTTCGGGGAGATGACCGTCTGCACCGGCGAACCCCGCACGGCCACGGTGCGCTCGCGGGGGGAATGCGTGCTGCTGGAGGTGGAGCGGGACGACTTCATGTCCCTGGTGGAGGACGATGCCGGGGTGCTGGAGGCGCTGGCGGCGATCGTGGGCCAGCGGCGCTCGGAACTGGAGAAGCTCTCCTCCCCGGATGCGGCCCGCCGCCAGACCTCGATCCTGGAGCGCATGCGGCAGCTGTTCGGCCTCGAGGGCGACTGA
- a CDS encoding HEPN domain-containing protein produces the protein MSPAEDAALLLAIVRRHLRTLRIGLDPAYPEEDWGFTAQQVVEKLLKAWIVLSDRRPPRVHELSDLASVAGQPLEPRLAALQEFAVEARYEEGPFPLPAERSVLLALLEAELERCERAVAGLG, from the coding sequence ATGTCGCCGGCTGAGGACGCGGCTCTGCTGCTGGCAATCGTGCGCCGCCATCTGCGCACGTTGCGGATCGGGCTCGATCCTGCGTATCCGGAGGAGGACTGGGGCTTCACCGCCCAGCAGGTGGTGGAGAAGCTGCTCAAGGCCTGGATCGTGCTGAGCGATCGCCGGCCACCGCGGGTGCATGAGCTGAGCGACCTGGCCTCTGTGGCGGGTCAGCCCCTGGAGCCCCGGCTGGCGGCGTTGCAGGAGTTCGCCGTGGAGGCCCGCTACGAGGAGGGGCCCTTCCCCCTGCCGGCCGAGAGATCGGTGCTGCTGGCTCTGCTGGAGGCCGAACTCGAGCGCTGCGAGCGGGCTGTGGCGGGGCTGGGCTGA
- the acnB gene encoding bifunctional aconitate hydratase 2/2-methylisocitrate dehydratase has product MSVSPSPTPLSPAELLPSYREAAAAREALGVPPLPLTAPQAQALTELLEQPPAGEEAFLLHLLSERVPPGVDEAAYVKAGWLSGIAKGTATSPLVSPLEATRLLATMIGGYNVGALIELLSCPQADVAEEAARGLSRTLLVYDAFHDVLELAETNPLARQVVDSWAAAEWFHARPPLPEAITVTVFKVTGETNTDDLSPATHATTRPDIPLHAMAMLETRMPEGLGLIAELKAKGHPLAYVGDVVGTGSSRKSAINSVLWHIGTDIPHVPNKRSGGVVLGGKIAPIFFNTAEDSGALPIECDVSALNSGDVITIRPHAGTIERAAGEAGAGEVLARFQLKPSTIADEVRAGGRIPLLIGRSLTDKVRLQLGLPPSEAFIRPVAPSDTGKGFTLAQKMVGKACGLAGVRPGTSCEPLMTSVGSQDTTGPMTRDEMKELACLGFSADLVMQSFCHTAAYPKPVDLKTHAELPDFISSRGGVALRPGDGIIHSWLNRLLLPDTVGTGGDSHTRFPLGISFPAGSGLVAFAAAIGAMPLDMPESVLVRFSGSLQPGVTLRDVVNAIPYVAIQQGLLTVEKAGKKNIFSGRIMEIEGLPDLKLEQAFELTDATAERSCAGSTIKLSIETVSEYLRSNVALMRNMIARGYSDARTLARRIKAMEAWLADPVLMEADADAEYAAVIDINLDELTEPILACPNDPDNVKLLSEVAGDRIDEVFIGSCMTNIGHYRAAATVLDGAGTSAARLWVCPPTRMDDEMLRAEGYTAKFETAGARMELPGCSLCMGNQARVEDNTTVFSTSTRNFNNRLGNGAQVYLGSAELAAVCALLGRIPSPAEYLEIAAAKIDPLSDQLYRYLNFDQIDGFEDAGRVVSVEEEEKVLAEV; this is encoded by the coding sequence ATGTCCGTCTCCCCCAGCCCCACCCCCCTGTCCCCCGCCGAGCTGCTGCCCAGCTACCGCGAGGCCGCCGCCGCCCGCGAGGCCTTGGGCGTGCCGCCCCTGCCGCTCACCGCCCCCCAGGCCCAGGCCCTCACCGAGCTGCTGGAGCAGCCGCCCGCCGGCGAGGAGGCCTTCCTGCTGCACCTGCTGAGCGAACGGGTTCCGCCGGGGGTGGATGAGGCCGCCTACGTGAAGGCCGGCTGGCTGAGCGGGATCGCCAAGGGAACGGCCACGAGCCCCCTGGTGAGCCCCCTGGAGGCCACGCGGCTGCTGGCCACCATGATCGGTGGCTACAACGTCGGCGCCCTGATCGAGCTGCTCTCCTGCCCGCAGGCGGACGTCGCCGAGGAGGCCGCCCGGGGGCTGAGCCGCACCCTGCTGGTGTACGACGCCTTCCACGACGTGCTGGAGCTGGCCGAGACCAACCCCCTGGCCCGCCAGGTGGTGGACAGCTGGGCGGCGGCCGAATGGTTCCACGCCCGGCCGCCCCTGCCGGAGGCGATCACGGTCACGGTGTTCAAGGTGACCGGGGAAACCAACACCGACGACCTCTCACCGGCCACCCACGCCACCACCCGTCCTGACATCCCCCTGCACGCGATGGCGATGCTGGAGACGCGGATGCCCGAAGGGCTCGGCCTGATCGCCGAGCTGAAGGCCAAGGGCCATCCGCTGGCCTACGTGGGCGATGTGGTGGGCACGGGCAGTTCCCGCAAATCGGCGATCAACTCGGTGCTCTGGCACATCGGCACCGACATCCCCCACGTGCCCAACAAGCGCAGCGGCGGGGTGGTGCTGGGGGGCAAGATCGCGCCGATCTTCTTCAACACCGCCGAGGATTCCGGCGCCCTGCCGATCGAGTGCGACGTGAGCGCCCTCAACAGCGGCGACGTGATCACGATCCGGCCCCACGCCGGCACGATCGAGCGGGCCGCCGGCGAGGCGGGGGCCGGCGAGGTGCTGGCCCGCTTCCAGCTCAAGCCCAGCACCATCGCCGATGAAGTGCGCGCCGGTGGCCGCATCCCCTTGCTGATCGGCCGCTCCCTCACCGACAAGGTTCGCCTGCAGCTGGGCCTGCCCCCGTCGGAGGCCTTCATCCGGCCGGTGGCCCCCAGCGACACCGGCAAGGGCTTCACCCTGGCCCAGAAGATGGTGGGCAAGGCCTGCGGCCTGGCGGGGGTGCGTCCGGGCACGAGCTGCGAACCGCTGATGACCAGCGTCGGCAGCCAGGACACCACCGGGCCGATGACCCGCGACGAGATGAAGGAGCTGGCCTGCCTGGGCTTCTCCGCCGATCTGGTGATGCAGAGCTTCTGCCACACCGCCGCCTACCCCAAGCCGGTGGATCTCAAGACCCACGCCGAGCTGCCCGACTTCATCAGCTCCCGGGGCGGCGTCGCCCTGCGGCCCGGCGACGGCATCATCCACAGCTGGCTCAACCGCCTGCTGCTGCCGGACACGGTGGGCACCGGCGGTGACAGCCACACCCGCTTCCCGCTGGGCATCTCCTTCCCCGCCGGTTCCGGCCTGGTGGCCTTCGCCGCCGCCATCGGCGCCATGCCGCTCGACATGCCGGAATCGGTGCTGGTGCGTTTCTCCGGCTCCCTGCAGCCGGGCGTCACCCTGCGGGACGTGGTGAATGCCATTCCCTATGTGGCGATCCAGCAGGGCCTGCTGACGGTGGAGAAGGCCGGCAAGAAGAACATCTTCAGCGGCCGGATCATGGAGATTGAGGGGCTTCCCGACCTCAAGCTGGAGCAGGCGTTTGAACTGACGGACGCCACCGCCGAACGCTCCTGCGCCGGCAGCACGATCAAGCTGAGCATCGAGACGGTGAGCGAGTACCTGCGCAGCAATGTGGCTCTGATGCGCAACATGATCGCCCGGGGCTACAGCGATGCCCGCACCCTGGCGCGGCGGATCAAGGCGATGGAGGCCTGGTTGGCCGATCCGGTGCTGATGGAGGCCGATGCCGATGCCGAGTATGCGGCGGTGATCGACATCAACCTGGACGAACTGACCGAACCGATCCTGGCCTGCCCCAACGACCCCGATAACGTCAAGCTGCTCAGCGAGGTGGCGGGCGACCGGATCGATGAGGTGTTCATCGGCTCCTGCATGACCAACATCGGCCACTACCGCGCCGCCGCCACGGTGCTGGACGGGGCCGGCACCAGCGCCGCGCGGCTGTGGGTCTGCCCGCCCACCCGCATGGACGACGAGATGCTGCGGGCCGAGGGTTACACCGCCAAGTTCGAGACCGCCGGCGCCCGCATGGAGCTGCCCGGCTGCTCCCTGTGCATGGGCAACCAGGCCCGGGTGGAGGACAACACCACCGTGTTCTCCACCAGCACCCGCAACTTCAACAACCGCCTCGGCAACGGCGCCCAGGTGTACCTGGGCAGCGCCGAACTGGCGGCGGTGTGCGCCCTGCTGGGCCGCATCCCCAGCCCGGCCGAGTACCTAGAGATCGCGGCGGCCAAGATCGATCCCCTCTCCGACCAGCTCTACCGCTACCTCAACTTCGACCAGATCGATGGCTTCGAGGATGCCGGCCGCGTGGTGAGCGTGGAGGAGGAGGAGAAGGTGCTGGCGGAGGTGTGA